One segment of Rosa chinensis cultivar Old Blush chromosome 6, RchiOBHm-V2, whole genome shotgun sequence DNA contains the following:
- the LOC112171412 gene encoding uncharacterized protein LOC112171412: protein MAQYSGLTDPFIHMDTFKKVTNNKGFDDATLCHLFSETLGHHNISQLFSVKQGIEETLKAFVTRWRAAASRCHDLDKTMTLAAFKQGLLKGLFLYHLNYNYPNTAYDHVMREVVIHAQCKDQIPPPPPRKYPRVCKSRNTSKWCKYNEDSCHNTNSCNALKTAIETLYRNGKLEQFKVRQPPPVVANIEPIRRINTIDGGAPIGNMSHRARNRYARANHPKEVCNIRYERSAKLPRSGWEPITFSEEEECGVHLPHDHPFLIDAILDKWSVGRVLVDSGSAINVIFNGYYNQL from the exons ATGGCACAGTACAGCGGCCTCACTGATCCTTttatccatatggacaccttcaagaaggtaaCTAACAACAAGGGGTTTGATGATGCCACCCTCTGCCATTTGTTCAGTGAGACGTTGG GACATCATAACATAAGCCAATTGTTTAGCGTCAAGCAGGGCATAGaagaaacattgaaggcattcgtcacaaggtggagAGCAGCGGCATCTCGGTGCCACGACCTTGACAAGACGATGACACTGGCAGCCTTtaagcaaggactcctaaagGGACTATTTCTCTATCATCTAAACTACAATTATCCAAACACGgcatatgaccacgtcatgagagAGGTTGTCATCCATGCGCAG TGTAAGGACCAAATCCCACCGCCACCTCCAAGAAAATACCCGAGAGTATGCAAATCGAGGAACACCAGTAAGTGGTGTAAATACAACGAAGATAGCTGTCACAACACCAATAGTTGCAACGCTCTTAAAACAGCAATCGAGACTTTGTATCGGAATGGCAAGCTGGAACAATTCAAAGTGCGACAACCACCACCAGTAGTTGCCAATATCGAGCCCATACGTCGTATCAACACCATTGACGGAGGTGCTCCTATCggcaacatgtctcatagggcaaggAACCGTTATGCGCGCgccaaccaccccaaagaagtttgcaacatccgttATGAGAGATCCGCTAAGCTACCAAGATCTGGGTGGGAACCCATAACCTTCTCTGAGGAAGAAGAATGCGGAGTACATCTCCCCCACGAccatccattcttgatcgacgccatactcGACAAATGGTCAGTGGGGAGGGTCCTcgttgacagcggatctgctatcaatgtcatcttcaatggctaCTATAACCAACTTTAA